The Arachis hypogaea cultivar Tifrunner chromosome 16, arahy.Tifrunner.gnm2.J5K5, whole genome shotgun sequence genome contains a region encoding:
- the LOC112756364 gene encoding uncharacterized protein isoform X1, with product MKKTYDYVEKAESFPLPPPLPLSPSPPSPALPPPEPPPKSLPPPKPRPPLSPPPHRPCHPTTTIAKHRQPQHPHPLCRHQLVQHSHPLVVRSRFLPVISDTANPSTLNPLITTDHFLTASNRDPETAADMEA from the coding sequence ACTTATGACTATGTTGAAAAGGCTGAATCATTCCCACTGCCACCGCCACTGCCACTCTCACCATCACCGCCGTCGCCAGCACTGCCGCCGCCAGAACCGCCGCCAAAGTCGTTACCACCGCCGAAGCCACGTCCACCCCTATCACCGCCACCCCACCGCCCCTGCCACCCCACCACCACCATCGCAAAACACCGCCAACCCCAGCACCCTCATCCCCTTTGTCGCCACCAGTTAGTCCAGCACTCTCACCCCCTCGTCGTCCGTAGTCGATTCTTACCAGTGATATCCGACACCGCCAACCCCAGCACCCTCAACCCCCTCATCACCACCGATCATTTCTTAACGGCCAGTAATAGAGATCCTGAAACTGCTGCAGACATGGAAGCCTAA
- the LOC112756366 gene encoding OVARIAN TUMOR DOMAIN-containing deubiquitinating enzyme 5 codes for MEDSQEIEKQVQEEVISDNGTEKKQETRDEMLSRHRKEISQLQKKEIEMKKAAARGSKAEQKAKKKQVEDEVTRLSANLKEKHAKELAELGYSSGGNGNEKGNLDSLIKAIAGVSVANQPDRARVSKAQQKRDRRAQQEAEREQRIQAEQSDTISDRTIENEKLEKKLKPLGLTVCEIKPDGHCLYRAVEDQLALLSGGRSPHTYQELREMAAAYMRKNSAEFLPFFLSENLIEDDSDETLAQKFENYCKEVESTALWGGQLELGALTHCLKKHIMIFSGSFPDVEMGKEYKSAAATASLSSSIMLSYHKHAFGLGEHYNSVVPA; via the exons ATGGAGGATAGCCAGGAAATTGAGAAGCAGGTGCAGGAAGAAGTGATTTCAGATAATGGAACTGAAAAGAAGCAGGAAACTCGTGATGAGATGCTTTCGCGGCACAG GAAAGAGATATCACAACTGcagaaaaaagaaattgaaatgaaaaaggCAGCAGCTAGAGGTAGCAAGGCTGAACAGAAAGCTAAGAAGAAACAAGTGGAGGACGAGGTTACTCGACTTTCTGCTAATCTTAAAGAGAAACATGCAAAAGAACTGGCTGAATTAGGCTATAGCAGTGGTGGTAATGGGAATGAAAAGGGAAATTTAGACAGTTTGATAAAGGCCATAGCTGGAGTATCTGTTGCCAATCAGCCTGACCGTGCAAGGGTTAGCAAGGCCCAACAGAAGCGTGACCGAAGAGCTCAACAAGAAGCAGAAAGGGAGCAGAGAATCCAAGCAGAGCAGAGTGACACTATAAGTGATCGTACAATTGAAaatgaaaaattggaaaagaagtTGAAGCCTCTCGGTTTAACTGTGTGTGAAATAAAGCCTGATGGGCACTGCCTCTATAGAGCTGTTGAGGATCAGCTGGCCCTCCTCTCTGGCGGTAGATCACCTCATACATACCAAGAACTTCGAGAAATGGCGGCTGCTTATATGAGAAAGAATTCAGCTGAGTTCCTGCCGTTTTTCCTTTCGGAAAATTTGATCGAAGATGATTCAGATGAAACACTTGCTCAGAAATTTGAAAACTATTGTAAAGAGGTGGAGTCCACGGCTTTATGGGGAGGACAGTTAGAGCTTGGTGCCTTGACTCACTGCTTGAAGAAGCATATTATGATATTTTCAGGCTCCTTCCCGGATGTGGAGATGGGGAAGGAGTATAAATCCGCCGCTGCCACTGCCTCATTGAGTTCAAGTATTATGCTTTCCTACCACAAGCATGCTTTTGGACTTGGTGAGCATTATAATTCTGTGGTCCCAGCATGA
- the LOC112759122 gene encoding monothiol glutaredoxin-S6-like, producing MEVVASMVAEKPVVIFSKSTCCLSHSMKSLIRSFGANATVYELDEISNGEQIENELIRMGCQPSVPAVFIGQQFIGGSKRIMSLHVRNELVPLLKDAKAIWI from the coding sequence ATGGAGGTTGTGGCGAGCATGGTGGCTGAGAAGCCAGTGGTGATATTCAGCAAGAGCACGTGTTGCTTGAGTCACTCCATGAAATCACTGATAAGAAGCTTTGGTGCAAATGCAACTGTTTATGAGCTTGATGAGATCTCAAATGGAGAGCAGATTGAGAATGAGTTGATCCGAATGGGGTGCCAGCCAAGTGTGCCAGCTGTGTTCATAGGCCAACAATTCATTGGTGGTTCTAAGAGAATCATGAGCCTCCATGTCAGGAATGAGTTAGTTCCATTGCTCAAAGATGCTAAGGCTATTTGGATTTGA
- the LOC112756377 gene encoding monothiol glutaredoxin-S1, with product MDVLTMLTAEKPVVIFSKSTCCMSHTVKALIKSFGANPAMIELDKLPNGQQVERALVQLGSRPGVPAVFIGQQFIGGADELISLNVQNKLAQLLLRAKAIFIWGR from the coding sequence ATGGATGTGTTGACAATGTTGACTGCTGAGAAGCCAGTGGTGATCTTCAGCAAGAGCACTTGTTGCATGAGCCACACAGTGAAGGCTCTGATAAAAAGCTTTGGTGCAAACCCTGCAATGATTGAGCTTGACAAGTTGCCAAATGGTCAGCAAGTAGAGAGAGCACTGGTCCAGCTCGGCAGCCGGCCAGGCGTGCCGGCGGTGTTCATTGGACAGCAATTCATAGGTGGTGCTGATGAACTCATAAGTCTCAATGTTCAAAACAAGCTTGCTCAATTGCTACTAAGGGCTAAAGCTATATTCATCTGGGGTAGGTAG